In Brassica napus cultivar Da-Ae chromosome C2, Da-Ae, whole genome shotgun sequence, the sequence AGTGTGCTTGAATGCGTGGCAATCGTTTCTCGGTTGTACGAGAGATTGGATCGGTTTGCGAGTTTTGCCTGAACAGTTAGAGAACAATAGATCGAGATAGAAAAATTGCCTACGACTTAGCttgctagactatccacctaaaTTCTAAGTTCCCTAGGGTTTTCGGCAGTTTCCAAGACGTTTTCATTCCTTTCCTACGAGAAATTTGGAgtctaataaaattttcaaatcagaCATACCTTAGTCTCATCGATGATTTGGGGCTGCCTCTTCTTCGTTATTCTTGTTTCTTCTGACGTGTTCTCGTACGAATCGATTTTGACGAAATACCAACGAGAGTTTCGGAGTGAAAAAGGGATTTCAACATCCGAGTTTATGTTCTCGTTTCTTCGTACTACTGGTTTTACTTAACTTACTAGGTGTGCTTTGTATATCGTTGAAAAATCCATCTGATGTTTATCATTAGATGTTTTCGGCTCAACGAGGCAGAAGTTATAAAACCGGATTGCGTTTAGAGAGTTCAAATTTCTCGTATAGTTTAGGCAACTTTGGCGTTTAAGTCGACCGTTGCCGTTTTAGACGATCGATTCGATCTTATACgaaaaacaagtctttgcggtttttatcgtaaaatcgagacgaaacaaaaatCTGCGCGATGGAGACTTGAGAGAGAAGCTCGAGGAGTGGTCCAGCTCGCCATTGGGCGAGCTGTGTGAGCTCTCTCAGCTCACCACATGGCGAGCTGATGCGGACAATCTCGATTCGTCGAgctgacttgttttcgtcgtaaaatctcaacggaaattccaattgagacgaaacgaaaagctgtACGATCGAGACTGGAGAGAGAAGCTCGAGGGGTGATCCAGGTTGCGATAGGGCGAGCTGAATGAGCACACTCAGCTCGCCACACGGCGAGCTGATGCGGACAGCCTCGATTCGTCGAgctgacttgttttcgtcgtaaaatctcaacggaaagtccgatcgagacgaaacgaaaagctgtACGATCGAGACTGGAGAGAGAAGCTCTAGGGGTGATCCAGTTCGCCATAGGGCGAGCTGAATGGGCCCTCTCAGCTCGCCACACGGCGAGCTGATGCGGACAGTCTCGATTCGTCGAGCTGACTTGTTTTCGTCATAAAATTTCAACGGAAAGTCCAAtcgagacgaaacgaaaagctgtACGATCGAGACTGGAGAGAGAAGCTCGAGGGGTGATCCAGGTCGCCATAGGGCGAGCTGAATGAGCCCTCTCAGCTAGCCACACGGCGAGCTGATGCGTACAGTCTTGATTCGTCGAGccaacttgttttcgtcgtaaaatctcaacggaaagttCGATtaagacgaaacgaaaagctgtacgatcgaggattcaaaggagaaagtaaaggaggacccctttgaggcctgacgggtcgctatagcgagtgaggatgtcatatcggtcgctatagcgagtgaaagggagccgagacgagtcccacttgttttcgtcgtaaaatctcaacggaaactttgattgagacgaaacgaaaagcgtttcgatgaggattcaaaggagaacgcaaaggagaaCCTCTcggaggccttacaggtcgctacgtagcgactgacggtctgacaggttgctacatagcgagtggaagcaaaccaagaagagtcctacttgttttcgtcgtaaaatctcaacggaaattccgattgagatgaaacgaaaagcgttttgatgaggattcaaaagagaacccaaaggaggacctttctgaagctttacaggtcgctacgtagcgagtggagagttggcttgagctcggttgctacgtagcgaccgagcggtgtgcgtgctcggtcgctacgtagcgacagagcagCGTGtgcgggctcggtcgctacgtagcgaccgagtcgtgtgcgtgctcggtcgctacgtagcaaccgagcagcgtgtgtgctcggtcgctatgtagcgaccgagccgtgtgcgtgctcggtcgctaagtagtgaccgagcagtgtgtatgctccgtcgctacgtagcgaccgagccgtatgcgtgctcgatcgctacgtagcgaccgagcagagtgtgcgtgctcggtcactaAGTAGTGACCTAGCAGTGTgtatgctcggtcgctacgtagcgaccgagccatgtgcgtgctcggtcactacgtaacgaccgagcagtgtgcgtgctcggtcgctacgtagcgaccaagctgtgtaatcgttttgttgtgtttcctttttctacGATTAACGTtgggtttttcagcggtttttttgggagaacaagttttatccttccgaaatgttttcggaaaacgtgttttggtaaaacccttacgcatcgagatttcttttgttcggtaatgagccaaacttacggggttttgataagatttatcgtttcccttcgtGTGTACAaggagaaatcgcgagcttgttgtagtgctcttcctgtggcggaaggtcgcgactaagttttcgattttgttgaaaactacaGCGTTTGCGTAAGCAttggccataggagcagtcagtgctgcgagtttgtctttcatatatccagacatcgtttcgatcaagcgttttgtggccatgagtaagagtaatccgttactccccccccccctccttctagcgcaaaactgtgggaactgaaattcgcactgtcgatttccgtttaaataaggaaactaggaaaaccctaatttcccagaagtcccggatctctgcgagagccaacgacaagtgaccaaatatatgcagaaatcatgaaaagataacaaacgagtttagagaaaacagtagatcttatttcgagtccgcgtaagagcgtttcgatcattacaagagatcataaaagctttggccgcaaagactgtcagcgagttacttagttctagcggcctaaaagctcaaacctagttgagtcgcagctcgataacaaaaaatgaaaaagatacataaaagctttttgattgatttcggactgaaccttgttaaaagctgcctacgtacccctttcgaggatcaagccgaacgtagttcaattgatagagctggacaagagaccGAACtacctgggcgagttcgtctagtaattgagtgccagtcatagaaacctaacttgtcgagaataaagcgtaaagtttctaaatgcagagaattccgagtctaaaaaatcctcccccatgctcctcgcctaggacttcttatatactatctccaaggtcggtttacgcttttactcttctgcccttaagccgtcatagcataaaatggagatattccatttttcccgatcttcacaattatcttcaaaacttccatatttatccgcgaaaacttgacatttatccttccttgtgggccaagcgtaaaccatgctgtggtttacgggcttttggttaggaaatcgtaggatgagcctcgagtcgtgttttaggtacCTTTGGttgtcttccgactcgacacgtttactacgaattttccgcggtttctaatccgcgaagtttgatcgatgagctagaatagcggaaaacatggactgagcttgctacggtcttcgggagatagcattcgaaggttcgacgagaatgcatggattggtgtcgtatcgatgttcggaagggttcaatcgctacacagcgaccgaactttggctcgagcccaatcgctacgtagcgaccgagctttggctcgagctcggtcgctacgtagcgaccgagcgttagcgtccgagctttggctcgagctcggtcgctacgtagcaaccgagtgcgatcgctacgtagcgaccgagcgtcccgagcttggctcgggctcggtcgctacgtagcgaccaagcgagacaaacgctcggtcgctacgtagcgaccgagcttggctgagctcggtcgctacgtagcgaccgagctttggttcgagctcggtcgctacgtagcgaccgagctttggctcgagcttggtcgctgcgtagcgaccgggtGGGTCagacgttcggtcgctatgcAGCGGCCGATATCGGcccggacttggttgctacgtagcgaccggacggcgtgtatgcgcaGTAATTACGCAACGACCGAGCCTGGTTTGgttggtttgaatcttcaaggatacttcttcgtaaaaacttcgtattggttatattttacgaaaggtgtatccttctttttactatctctttcggaaatacgatctccgaggattttcggatggtaattccgtcgtaaccgtttttgaccccaacaaaacTCCTCTACGAATCTTGTCCAGGCTTATCTGGCTTCGGACCAGCCTCTAGCCACGTCTTACTGCCCTTGTCCGCCGAGAGCCACCAGTAGGTTGACTTGACGCACACCGTAGCTTTGACGTCCATTTCAATGTTGAGGTTCTCTGATTCGGGAACGAACCCAACTCTAGATTTCCAGTTTGAGAAATTTACGGGAATGCCCCAGTCGAGCCTTGACCATTCCTGCCCGATATAGAGGGGACATGGGCTGTCACTACTGGGGGTTAGGCTCAGGCCGCCTCCACCTTCACTAAGGAAGACGGTTTTAACGTAGTAACTGCCACCGGATATGATATCACCATCACTGTCGCGAACTGCTCCCCCGGCGTCAGCCCTCGTGGCTAAAAAAGCCGTTAAGGCAAGAAGGAAGTAAAATATAGGGCTCATGTGTTTTTTGTGTTTATGTAGCTGATTTGATTTAAATGAAAATGTGAGTTAATATAAGCGGTATTTATACAAAGGATGAGCATACATGCATATATACAGCTATGTACGCTTTTTTgtattatctattctattaaaactccTGTATGACCAATTGATATTTGTTTGGTCCAATTATTTATAACCCACtttcttaaaaatttaactgccataacatgtatatatatattataacctcCTCTTCCCTTGGTATTTTATAACCTcccgatgaaaaaaaaatgaaaaaaaataacctCCTCTTCCCTTTACTTCCTATCATTTCGGGATGCATTACTTTGAGTGGAAAAAGTATTCGACTATCATTGACAGCAACCAATTCATCTATTAGATGCTTTGATTTTCGCATGTCATATACCATTCTGTATATACATTATCAATAACAATTAATAGCATTTATATTCATAGtatcaataactatgtttacaaataaataaataattataccaGCTTTAAATATCGGAcggtttgaataaaaatatcaaataatttagataattttaaatttatggataaaaatattcgggtaattttgttaataaatagtatttttagtatatttaactatttaaaaattaagtataATTAATAGTTGTGGGAAtataattccattttaaaattttggatacctatttggttagcggtttggttccgttcaattcaattttttggttCCAGAGATATATGATTCACTTTTATGAATTAGGTTTacatttggttttagttttttggtTCTGGATAAATGTGTCTAAACCTATACAATATCTTATACAGAAATTAGGGGTGGTCGTTCGAGTACTCATTCCGATTTGGTTAGGATCTAATTCAGATTTTGGGTTTTCGGAGTTTGATATTTTAGCCTCattcagatatttttaaattttagttctGGTTCGAATAACCCATTGAAAttatttcactacaagaaaacataatcttaacgagggcggttttcctcgctaattcgtcgtaaaagagcctttacgacgaattagcgaggaaacgcgtttgctcgttacacgtctgtcgtaacacatatttcctcgctaattcgtcgtaacttagcgaggaatatatttcgtcgtaaagacgaagtaggacgattcgtcgtaaagaccacgtcaatattccacgtaaggacgtcgctataatTCCTCCtaaatacctcgaaaatagttcctcgtaacctacacgtaaataccttgaaagagtttcctcgcaaaatacacgtaacaaccacgaaataatttcctcgtaaaatggtcgtaaacttttcctcgttatttcctcgtaaatgattcctcgtaaaatactcattaaatgtttctcgtcatttcctcgtaaggtttccacataaagaggtcgtacattggctacgaatttacttcgtttttattattttacagaatttaaaaatataattaaaaaataattaaaattatttaatttaataataaattaaaattcaaaataaaaataaatcaatatgaaaatattttatatataaataagttttgaatttatataatacaacaaccaaaaaaaaaactaagggtcgttcatcgcccggtagaattcatcactcctcctcgtaacatccgcctcgttatgtacgtcggatgactcgccttgaatgggatgttgttgtcgcatgttcctcaacatggactcccattccggatttgtggccgcaataaagtccaagaagccctcgactccaaccatacgagattttgtcgcggtcaactcgttacgcagctgagcggactctctacgcagctccgtgacttcatcatcccgtcgctgaccataagatgATGTCGCTCttggaacatcgttgacggaaccaatacccaacgtccgtcccttttttttagggacaaccttaaaacaaaaaataaatattgtaattaaaaatttaaagttaaattaaatgaataattaaaaattaatttttttgaatatttacctcctcgtaaatcttatccacttcaagtgtggataaggtgacgggtaatccgtcggtagactgctgggtcagctgagtctggcggtcttcaacccgagcaactacgtcgttgtagatttgctcggacttgccatctacaaatacgcccgccttgttcttgtaggtcctctcgtaaagttccataagagacgggagatgtcccgtctctttggcctaaaaaacagttaagaaagttagaataaattaatatatgtattaaaaaaattatttaataaaatatttaattaccatttccaaacggacaccggcgtggggtttttggcccgtagtgtgaagcatcggcccgttcccgtgctcatcgaccgtgttacgggagttagagcaagcctgggcgattctaatggaatcaggaaggcgccaataacggatgaggccatcccacacatccgtggtgagctcagcgggtttgccacgctcataccccttcacgatccagtcacccttccagttggagaccgtgtccaacaagcgaactttcgctttcgcgttaaacttcttcctcaccctctcagtgatccccaaggcccaattatatttttgctgttggaaaaaataaattaacaattagttttttagaaagtatatatataaatcatgaaaaaattaaaa encodes:
- the LOC125582267 gene encoding kunitz trypsin inhibitor 4-like, with translation MSPIFYFLLALTAFLATRADAGGAVRDSDGDIISGGSYYVKTVFLSEGGGGLSLTPSSDSPCPLYIGQEWSRLDWGIPVNFSNWKSRVGFVPESENLNIEMDVKATVCVKSTYWWLSADKGSKTWLEAGPKPDKPGQDS